One genomic segment of Streptomyces sp. RerS4 includes these proteins:
- a CDS encoding phytase — MDPHRPARPARPAATALALTAALAVLAGLTAAAPATAQGRESGRLPAVTPVAETATLFDDEEGGNANADDPAIWRNSADPDRSLVVATAKEGGLRVYDLGARQVQALPAPSVPGPDHAPGRFNNVDLVHRMRLSTGRSDLAVVTDRGNDRLRFYRIDADRPGGPLTDVTAPTAPAVFSASQEEIDDQRTAYGLATWTDEATGRSYALVSRRHETRIALLELTAEPGGTVGYRLVRTLDLPSSFRLPNGATWTPCGEPDERPQIEGMVVDPADGTLYAGQEDVGVWRMRADLTSAPVLVDRVRSYGVPAVYDEETEDCTPGADPGFGGRRLSADVEGLTIVDEGDGDGYLMVSSQGDDTFAFYDREREDDHEYEGGVRITARSRDLDGSEECDGAAALNRPLGRAFPRGLLVVQDGHDGPEDGPRTATGFKFVDLGRVLDTLDD, encoded by the coding sequence GTGGACCCTCATCGTCCCGCCCGCCCCGCCCGCCCCGCCGCGACCGCTCTCGCCCTGACCGCGGCGCTCGCCGTCCTCGCCGGCCTCACCGCGGCCGCCCCCGCCACGGCGCAGGGCCGCGAGAGCGGCCGGCTGCCCGCCGTCACCCCGGTGGCGGAGACCGCCACGCTGTTCGACGACGAGGAGGGCGGCAACGCCAACGCCGACGACCCGGCCATCTGGCGCAACAGCGCCGACCCCGACCGCAGTCTGGTCGTCGCCACCGCCAAGGAGGGCGGACTGCGCGTCTACGACCTCGGCGCGCGTCAGGTCCAGGCGCTGCCCGCGCCGAGCGTGCCGGGGCCCGACCACGCACCGGGACGGTTCAACAACGTCGACCTGGTCCACCGGATGCGCCTGTCCACCGGCCGGAGCGACCTCGCCGTCGTCACCGACCGCGGCAACGACCGCCTGCGCTTCTACCGCATCGACGCCGACCGCCCCGGCGGCCCGCTGACCGACGTCACCGCCCCGACCGCGCCCGCGGTGTTCTCCGCCTCGCAGGAGGAGATCGACGACCAGCGCACCGCGTACGGCCTGGCGACCTGGACGGACGAGGCCACCGGCCGCTCCTACGCCCTGGTCAGCCGCCGCCACGAGACGCGGATCGCCCTGCTCGAACTGACCGCCGAGCCCGGCGGCACCGTCGGCTACCGCCTCGTGCGGACGCTGGACCTGCCCTCGTCCTTCCGGCTGCCGAACGGCGCGACCTGGACCCCCTGCGGCGAGCCCGACGAGCGGCCCCAGATCGAGGGCATGGTCGTCGACCCCGCCGACGGCACGCTCTACGCCGGCCAGGAGGACGTCGGCGTCTGGCGGATGCGCGCCGATCTGACGTCCGCGCCGGTGCTGGTGGACCGGGTCCGCTCGTACGGCGTCCCGGCCGTGTACGACGAGGAGACCGAGGACTGCACGCCCGGCGCCGACCCTGGCTTCGGCGGCCGCCGCCTGTCCGCCGACGTGGAGGGGCTGACGATCGTGGACGAGGGGGACGGTGACGGCTACCTCATGGTGTCGAGTCAGGGCGACGACACCTTCGCCTTCTACGACCGCGAGCGCGAGGACGACCACGAGTACGAGGGCGGCGTACGGATCACCGCGCGCTCGCGGGACCTCGACGGCTCGGAGGAGTGCGACGGGGCCGCGGCCCTGAACCGGCCCCTCGGCCGCGCCTTCCCGCGCGGCCTGCTCGTGGTCCAGGACGGGCACGACGGCCCGGAGGACGGCCCGCGCACCGCGACCGGCTTCAAGTTCGTGGACCTCGGCCGGGTACTGGACACCCTGGACGACTGA
- a CDS encoding arginase family protein: MTPAGGGVREPAIIEAPSVLGLRPSGVQDLPEALLAAGLARRLGAVRAARLEPPAYDPRRDDATGILNPEAIARYSVELADAVGVVLDRGRFPVVLGGDCSILLGNLLCLRRRGRHGLLFLDGHTDFYQPSAEPTGEAASMELALATGRGPRLLTDLEGRGPLLRDEDVVAFGFRDTAESTGAGMQPLPPGLRAIDLDGVRAVGAVTAARRAVEHLAAGGSAGFWVHLDVDVLDDAVMPAVDYRLPGGLTWQELEGVLHTALADERAVGLDVTIFNPRLDPDGTIAARLVACLGRGLAATGRGAGGG; the protein is encoded by the coding sequence ATGACCCCGGCGGGGGGTGGCGTGCGGGAGCCGGCGATCATCGAGGCGCCGTCCGTGCTCGGGCTGCGGCCGTCCGGCGTCCAGGACCTGCCGGAAGCCCTGCTCGCCGCCGGTCTGGCGCGGCGGCTGGGGGCCGTGCGTGCCGCCCGGCTCGAACCGCCGGCGTACGACCCGAGGCGGGACGACGCCACCGGGATCCTCAACCCGGAGGCCATCGCACGCTACTCCGTCGAGCTGGCCGACGCGGTCGGCGTCGTCCTCGACCGCGGCCGCTTTCCCGTGGTGCTCGGGGGTGATTGCAGCATCCTGCTCGGCAACCTCCTGTGCCTGCGCCGTCGCGGACGCCACGGCCTGCTGTTCCTCGACGGCCACACCGACTTCTACCAGCCATCGGCCGAGCCGACCGGCGAGGCGGCCTCGATGGAACTCGCCCTGGCCACCGGCCGTGGCCCCCGGCTGCTCACCGACCTCGAAGGACGCGGACCCCTGCTGCGCGACGAGGACGTCGTCGCCTTCGGCTTCCGCGACACGGCCGAGTCCACCGGGGCCGGGATGCAGCCGCTGCCGCCCGGACTGCGGGCGATCGACCTCGACGGGGTACGCGCGGTCGGCGCCGTCACGGCGGCGCGGCGGGCGGTCGAGCATCTCGCCGCCGGCGGGAGCGCCGGATTCTGGGTCCACCTGGACGTCGACGTCCTGGACGACGCCGTCATGCCGGCCGTCGACTACCGCCTCCCCGGCGGGCTGACCTGGCAGGAACTGGAAGGCGTGCTGCACACGGCGCTGGCCGACGAACGCGCCGTCGGCCTCGACGTCACGATCTTCAATCCCCGCCTCGACCCCGACGGCACGATCGCCGCCCGCCTCGTCGCATGCCTGGGCCGAGGCCTTGCCGCCACCGGCCGGGGCGCGGGCGGCGGGTGA
- a CDS encoding DUF5988 family protein, whose product MTTMAVLEGGPDDLPERVVPVAAPGEDLKIAHRGGYEHFRATSRFRNGGQNAGEGGGEGGRLPVYEWWERTEIAE is encoded by the coding sequence ATGACGACCATGGCGGTACTTGAAGGCGGACCGGACGATCTGCCGGAGCGCGTCGTGCCGGTCGCGGCGCCGGGCGAGGACCTGAAGATCGCCCACCGCGGCGGATACGAACACTTCAGGGCTACCTCCCGCTTCCGCAACGGCGGCCAGAACGCCGGCGAGGGCGGCGGCGAGGGCGGCCGGCTCCCCGTCTACGAATGGTGGGAGCGCACCGAGATCGCCGAATGA
- a CDS encoding metalloregulator ArsR/SmtB family transcription factor, whose translation MGHGTDTAGRATARERLDAVGTADVAATLQALATPSRLYILARLQEGPCSVGDLAEAVGMEASACSHQLRLLRNLGLVTGERHGRSIVYALYDNHVAELLDQALYHVEHLRLGIHDAAAPAGESAPAGGY comes from the coding sequence ATGGGCCACGGAACCGACACAGCCGGCCGCGCCACCGCGCGCGAGCGCCTCGACGCCGTCGGCACGGCCGACGTCGCCGCCACCCTCCAGGCCCTCGCCACCCCGTCACGCCTGTACATCCTGGCCCGGCTCCAGGAAGGGCCCTGCTCGGTGGGCGACCTCGCCGAGGCCGTCGGCATGGAAGCCTCGGCCTGCTCCCACCAGTTGCGCCTGCTGCGCAACCTCGGGCTGGTCACCGGTGAGCGCCACGGGCGCTCGATCGTCTACGCCCTCTACGACAACCACGTCGCCGAACTCCTCGACCAGGCGCTGTACCACGTCGAGCACCTACGGCTGGGAATCCACGACGCCGCCGCGCCCGCCGGCGAGAGCGCGCCGGCAGGCGGGTACTGA